Genomic window (Acomys russatus chromosome 2, mAcoRus1.1, whole genome shotgun sequence):
CAGTTTTTCTTAGAAAAGGCTTTATCTATCCCATCAGTGTGATGCAAGAAGTCCATCTGTCATTTTCTAAGATGGAGCTGTCTCATCTGGAAAGGATGACCTGATGATGCGTAGCTTGGTGTTTCTGTGTTAAGTGTGCTtctgtacataaacacacatgtgcaagacTGGTGCTCTCACACGCCAAGGCGTGTATGACTTTGGGGGGCCTGGCGTGGGTAGTTCAGATTGGTCTATGCGAGAATGAAACACCTACATGTGTTCAGGTAGAAATGCtcagcttttcttctctctctttttttccctttcccagagTAAAGTAAAAATTAGGGCAAGCAAGGAAAAGAATTAAATTGGAAGTGGGTAACATTCTCCCCCTTAGTTAATAAAGGAAGTAATAAACTCCATAAAGTAGTAGAGTTAAGATCACTAACACGTCAGCCTGACAGCTTTTTACCAGGAATTTACAACTCTCGTTTTAATTCAAGCAGCCTGCATTAGGACATAAAATGTAGGTATTTTTTAAGCATAGTTTTATGCGAaatgactgaagaaaaaaattgtcttttcCTAAAATGTAGTCTTTGTTCCACTGACTTGGCATGCCTACCTCTCAAGTACACATGTCTCGGCACTTGAGAACCGAGGTCACCAGatctcctttaaattttttttcaattttttttattataatgtattcagatcacatcctgattgttatcctctcatttgCATCTTCCGGTTCCCACCCTCCTGtcctcctttaaaaatgttaacataGTAATTTCTTTGGCAAGTGCAACCTTCTTTCATAGACTGCCGTATTCATCTCTCTGAAGGTCCTGAGAGTCTTATGGGGGAACACATTGCACTATTCTTGAGGAGCCAGCCTTAGGAGACCGAAAGGATGACATGCATTGCAGCTCAACCTAGTGTGAAGATCAGCAGCAAAGTCTCTCCTTGTCTCTGGAAACACGGAACAAACAACACTTAAAGCTAGACAGCTGGTAGACGCTTTTCACCTGAGCAGGAAGGTTCCATGGGTGAATAAAGGGGGCCTGTGAGAGTTACATGGGTGAACGTGAACGTGGGTGGGTAGGCTCACACCCTCTTCTACCGTAAGGACTGACTGTAAAAACAAGGATCTCAAATGAGATTTCACGTAAGAAAGAATCACAGCAAAAAAGCCTATCAGAGGGCACAATCGGTTTTGGTGgcccagaaacagaaagcaggaaCAAACAACCCTTCCCAAAGGTTGCCGCCATAAAACGTACTGCCTAGGTACTAAGGGCATGCCGCCTTTTGTATTCCACCAGGATTGTCAAGGCAATGCTAGGAGGAAGCCTGGCATGGTCCTTTCTAGGGAAGGCAGGAATAGAGGCTGTTTGGAAGCATTTTCAATTTGTAGTGGGAGCCCCAGAGTCACAAGAGACTTAATAGGAACATCCCCGCTACAGAAAGTCTAAAATATCTCTTTGCACATGGCAAGGACAATTGTTTGCTGGCCACTGTGCTGTCTCTGTGGCACATGGGCCTTGAAGATGGCGGCAGGGAAGGCTGCAGCTCTTGTGGAGGAGTGAAAGGTCAGCAGAGGTTTAAATGAGCTTGTCTTGCATCCAGCTGGGCCAGCAGGAGGTCATTAGGAAGATCCAAGGCTCACTTTAGGCTTGACAGAGTCTCTCCCCATGATACAAGGAGACAGTTTTTGCTCATTGCTCCTCTCCCAGTGTATAAAAAGAACCCCGGGGACAGGAATGACACCGAAGTTTATCTTACTACCAAAGTTTTGCTTGAGGAGGGCACAACCAGCAATTACTCAGGAGGGagatttactttgtttgtttgctttgatggAAAGTAATGGAGAGCAGTACAAAAGGCCTATTGATCTGCTGGCTCTATTGTGATACCCAACTGAGGAACACTAGGGGAACCGTCTCTGAAGGTTTAAGAGGCAGAAGGCCTACACAACTCCACTTTATGAAGAATTTGGGGAACAGAGACGGGAGATTTGATTGGGTACCATGTAGGAAATGAAGCAGTTATCTATTAAGAGGCTCTCCTCTGAGGATTAACACACTATTTGACAGCTAATTACATTAGGGCACATACACTAATAGTTCGCTTGAATTGGTGCTAAGTGGCTCATTTCTTGCAGGTATCGCCTGGCATTTATTGGAAAGCTCTCTCTATAAAAGTTCCCTATAAGTTTCCAAACATAGAGAATGATCGGAAAAAAAATGGATGTTGCTATGCTGAGAAGGTGGTAACAGGAGGCAGGTAACGTGCATTCACATCTTCACCTCTGTTGTTAATATATGCAGTGGCTCCTCGGAGTAGCTCATGTTAATTTATTCCTGCACACCTGTACAGGGCTAGAAGTCAGGTAATAAGACAAGCAAAAACTATACATCTCTGCTGTTTAGCTATGGCTACCCAGAGGCCTATACAATAACAAATTTAGTTCTGGAGACATCAGCAGGTTTTAACAAACCAAATACAGATGTCTTACTCCATACAGATCAAGAAGTTTACATGTTTAAAGCTGAACTGATTTAACTAACAATCAAAGAGAAAGTTCACACTTGGGATCAATGGCTgcctcatatttatttataaatcacCCTAGGCAggtgtcattttgttttaaattttgttcatcTGGCTGAACCAACCTCCGCACACCTTAAAGATCAAGAAGAGATGCTTACCTTCCTGATAAAATCCACAACAGACTTCAGCAATTACTGCAGGATGGTGACAAGTAAGGAGGGAGGGCAAAGGCCACAAAGATGACAAGTGCTTTCTACACAGACCATCTAGTTtctgaaagtctttattttaactggcagttttaaaatttccaatcaccaaaacaaatgcaaataaaacaacacactAGGGAATGATGAGGAAAGTcagagagatggacagatgtGGATTTGCCTGTTGGTGTGCCTGCCCCCTAATCTGAATAAAAGTCAATGTATAGGTTTCTCTTATACATAGGTAAGTGGCCAGCGAACCACCCTAGGGATCAAATACTAAGTCAGAGAGTGAGAAATGAGCACAGGTAAACTAAGTTCTGCTGAGCGCAACTACCACACTTTTATGAACACTGCTGCTCCAGGCCGAAGTGTCTCATGTGCATAGTTCTACAACCCAGGCTCCTGTTCCCTGACAGAAACACAactcagcaggaaaaaaatcaagggatGAATAAGGAAGAAATCTGACAATCATCTTTAAGCATCAGAGCTCTTCACAGAGGAAATGATTTGCATTTCACTCAGTCACTCAGAATAAAGGTCATTCCCACAGCTAGTTAGTGATTAGGTGAGTGGGCTCGTTTTAGCTTGCCCCTTGTCATTAATGTGGAATGGTCCTCCTGACTTCTGAATTGATCAAATACACCATTATTGACAAGTGTACACAGAAGGACACCTTTGATAACGCTGCTGTCTATTGTCATGTCTGACAAACCTTGCATGTGTGTCCTTCTCTCGCTGTGAAACCTAAAGCATAGCACTTACCATCTTTCTAACTCCATCTTACGCACAAGCTTATTAgaagacccacacacacaccccttgtgtTTGTACACTCGCCATTAGAAGCTGCTTCCAACTCCTATAAGGTATTGCAGTCTGGAGGACAAGTCATTGgtgaacagaagaaaagaggaaaccgTTTTACGTTTTATTACAGGTGTCCTAGGAGCTCTGCGCACTCCAGCTATCAGAGGCAGACTTTCTCCAATCGTGCGTCCCCTCTGGTGCTTTATTTGTACAAGGCAGACACTGTGGAGTCAAGGGTGGATGAAGCTAGGCTTCTTCAGAATAGAAAGAAATGGTTTGGAGAGAAGAGGACTGAAGACGAAGAAGGGCTTCTTGGAAAAGTCTCTTGGCTAAAGAGAAAGGTAAGAAACTCCTCATTCTTTTAAGGCATTCCAGCTGATTATAGGAAGACATTAAGATCATGGGCTTTCTGGAGTTTGTGTAGGAGTAAAAGAGAAGATCCCAAAAGATAAGTCTAGGAACAGACAGAGCTGAGACCTGAGGGTCTGCACAAGGGGCCACACCACCAGTGGACTCACTGATGGGATGATGCGAAGTCTGAAAGAGGAATTAAATTATGTTCCAAAGTCAACAGTGCCAAGATTCAGGAAGAGGCTGGAAACTCGATGGCATTACCATTACCATATCTTGTTATTTTGATGACAGTTTCATATCACTATGTTAATTTAAGTCATCATGTCAACAGGATGAATATTTTCCTGTGACAAAAATTAAATGCCAAACTTAAAAGTAttagttttatttagtttggcaTCAAAAgatctgtgtatttatttagaaAGCCAAATTTCaagtaagaataaaaaatttGCGCTTTataatatctttttcaatttgcACTTTGTCATTTATTATGTGATAAAACTCGAAATGAAGATGAGGTATAATGTGTCAATGTCTTTTGAAACAGCTCATCTGTACTCCTGTTGTACTTAGAAGACTACTGGTCTACCTTCCTGTGGGGCTGACACTGGCTAATCTCCTAAGCCCTTACAATAAAACTGGCAAGTAAAATATCCTTTTTCTGTCTGTAAATATTTTCCCTCTGACAAATTCTATCTCAATTGCACCTCCTTTTGtcttgggacacacacacagtagcactTGTGTTTTCTAGTCACTGTCCATCACTAAAAGCACCAGGCTTGGATCCTTATCCTTAGCTATTTATTCCAGTGTTATGAACTGCGCTGTTTCCAGCAAACTAAAATGTGAAAGGAATTCATGCAAATAAGCTTAAATGTTGGCTTGTCTTCAAACACtccattttcataaatattttatgtaagttTTCACAaatcttttgtatttgttaaaaAATTTCAACGAAAAAAATTTCAATGCATTAACCTTATCATCACTAATATACTATCTGAAATCTGAAACAATGTTATTATAAATTTGGAATGGGTGCTAATAGTCCTAAAGTATAGGTATTTTATCTGGCGTTCTGTGGCACTGGCAATCAGAGCTTGTAACTGGAAATAACTGTAACATCCcgcccccttttaaaaaatagaaccaGAATAGTGGAAGTaggaaatcaatttttaaaaacccagaattTAGCCCCTTCTGtaccagtaaaaagaaaaaaaaatatgtatattcattaaaaaataggACTGGTCtttcatatatgaaaatgtttcaaAGACAAGTCACTATTTTACACtgacacctcttttttttttttttttttttttttttttttaagattaagaCAGGGTTTTAGCACCCAGCCCACACTGGGGTCTAGCTGACTCTCCTCAGCTCCTCGCAAGTGTCGTGATTACAGATTGTGCAGTTCTATCAGTCCCAGTGGCACTTTCATTACCGTCTGCTTTTCAAAGACCTGAATAGAACTAATAAACTCTAgaataggctggtggatctttggaaacttcattaattattttttctctctctatatatttaaaaCGACTAGATAAAATTTTATctggaaatattatttaaaaagttacGGTAGAGCCAAAATGCACATATCCCCTGAAGTAGGAAACACTGGGTGATGTATGACCCGAGTCGGGCAGGGTATATGTAAAAGACTTACTCAAAGGCCCATCTTCCACAAGCTAAGTGTCACCTTGCTGCCTACCATTGAACAACCACCTTGACAGCCCATTCGCATTGTAATAGAATTAATACAGCCCACGATAGGTTAGGAACAGCTGCTTCTGCTTAAATCCCATGGTCTCAGAGCTCCGGCTACATAACTGGAGAGTGGTGTCATATGAGGGCATAATATATTCTAACTGATCCTAGCATATGAACTTAGGCATGTCCCCACTTCTGTGGCAAAGCCTCACAGCAGattacattttaaacatgtgCAATTGGACACTATGGAGTTGAAATAGAGAAACCTACCCCCACCATACTGTTTTCTCCTGTCAACAACTGGGCCTCATTGTCTTCTGGTAGTTTCACGATTCTTAGAGAATGTTTTGGACACACCAAATGCTCATGAAAGGAATGGTGACATTTCTGGTTATGCCTGCGGTAACGCAGGCTGTCTCCATGTCCTGGACCTATGCGTCTTTCCATCTAAATATCTGTTTCTAGATTGGATAAATGTGCTTCTGAGGATAATATATAGGTTTAATTTAAAGGCCACAAGGCAAAGCAgaagagtgtgtatatgtgtggatatgcgtgtgtgtgtgtgtgtgtgtgtgtgtgtgtgtgtgtgtgtgtgttttatgacaGAGTGGTGGCTTTTAAGGAAAGGTTCATAGGGAGGCAAGGAACTGTGTACCGCTAACTTATTCACATACAGATGCATGGAAACAtacgtgtacacatacatatacacatacacagagaaacaatggcGTGCACTGCCAGGTAAGATGACATGACCCTGCATGCTTAATTATGACAAGCACTGACTGCACAAATCCTTCACAGGCACAGCAGTTTGGTGATCACGTGGCCAATTTGGGCAATCCTTACAGTGCATCAAAAACATCTAACTGTCAAGCCCACCGTGACTGAACTGTACCTCCACCCTCATCAGGAGCAGCCAATGAAGATTTACTGACCTGTCTCTGCTTCGACGGGAGGGGAAGGCAGCGTTGCAGCCAGCCACTGTGCACACGTGCATCTCCTTTAAGTGAACGTTCCTGTAATGAAGCTTCACGCTGTAGGAGCTTTTGAAGCTCTTCTTGCACACGTAACAGATTTTGGGGTCTGGACTGGAACACAGGTCCCCTTCAGGAGAGAACTTTTGCGGGCTTCCATAATTCAGAGAGGACGCGAAACTCTCGTGCAGGGCAGCCATGCTGGCACCCCCACCGTTGTATAGTCCGTACTGGCTCATGTAAAACATGTCGTAGGTGGGGTCTGCGAATTCTTCCTTTACCTTGATGATGTCCTGGTGAGACGGCTCGCTGTGGTTCTCATCGGGCCTCTCGCTGTTCATCAGGACTTTTTCGCTCACCTCGCTGTGAAGGTGCTCATCCCCTTCCATGGATTCCTCACCGAGTTTAGGCTCTGAAGACTCCGACTCATTCTCATAGTCCCGCTCGGGCTCCGGGTCCTCAGATGTCATACTGTCAGCCCTTCCTATTTCAGTTCTTGAAATGCACCGGGCTCTATTATGCTTAGAAAAGTCCTTCACAGACATGCCTGGGCTCATCTCCTCTTGAGAATGGCAATGATTGTCATGGCTCATGTCGTTGACCACAGTCCCACCGTCGTTAGggtcatcatcttcatcatcaaaCTCGTCAGCTGTATCAATGATTTCCTTCTCAATTTTGACAGGCATGCTTGACTTCCTAGGCTTTTTCTTAGGTGCCAGGTCAGCACTGGGCTCATGAGTACCCATCATGACTGCTGGCACTATTGGCTCAGAGGGTGGAGGGGGGTGCTGCTCTATGGTACCACTGGTTGGAATGATGGGACTAGTTGGGAGGGAGGTTGGAGGACTCACCATTTCCCCTGGCGTGAGTAAACTTCTATAAAAAGGAGGAACTGGCTGTACAGTCTTTAGCCCAGAAAATACCAGCTGGCTAGGGAGAGGGTTCTGTAAGACAGGGTCTAGTGGAGGAGTGGTAAAACCCATTGGGGGCCGCCCAGGACTTGTGAGTGTAAGGTTGGATTTTGTACTTGCTATGACTGGAGTGGCAGCTCCCGACGTTGCTCGAATTAAATCCTTGTCTCGGTTGTTCCTTAGCATGGGCATGTGAAGGCGGGGATTGGGGTTCGCGCTGTGGCGATTCCGGCTTCGAAGGGAACTAAAGACCATGTTGCAACCTTCAATGGTGCATCGATGTTTAATCTTCAGGTGAACAGCGTTGTAGTGTATCTTGAGAGTACCTTTGTCATAGAATGTCTTCCCACAAGCATTACAGAACACCCTCCCTTTCCTCGAGGCTGACCCCATCCTTCTCATACGGTGGATCCGGAAGGAGCTCTTTGGGTGTTCACTCTTGCTCAGGTCACTGATGGGGGCAGAATTCTGGATGGGGGAGACACATGCTGGCTCGGTTTTGGGTTCTACATTAGTGATGCTAGTCAGGGCGTTTCTATTGGGTGTCTGGTCACTCTTGTACGGTGTTGGGGACACTTCAGACTCACTGCTCTCATTGTACTCATTCTGGGTTGAAATGCTCGGCTCCCGTAGCCTCAGTCCGGGCTGCTCTAAAAGCAGGCCATTGGGAGGCAAGCCTAACAGTGGGGCCGAGACAGGGTTTATATACTGGAATGGAAGCAGAAATGCAAGGCTGTTTGGTATGTTTTCAAAATGATGAATGCTGGAAGGATTGCTGTTCTCTAAGTGGGCAAGGAGGCTAGGACTCCTGGTGCGATTATTGCTCTCGATGAAAGTCCTGATATCCGAGTCCGTCTTTGAAGATGGTACAGCCACGGCCTGCCCTTCTTTCTCCTGAATTGCCATCAGCTCCACAATGGATTTGGTTTCCCCAAACCGCAGAAACTGCTGAAGGGTGATGATTTCCTCTTCTCGAGACATGATAGCCCAGCGGTCCAGTACTTTGCCAGCAGCGTCCTACAGGCCacatcaaagaaacaacaaagacaaacacaaagactTATTGATTGTGCATAATTATTCAGTGCAACTGAAGGTGCTCTGGCAGCTTCTGAAACACAGAGCGCAGGAGCAGAAAATGGCATGCAAGCGGTGTTAATAAAAGTTAACACACGAAGCAAACTTTTCTGCCATGCAAATGTAGCAATTACAGTCACAGTTATAGAAACAGATTGAGTTTAATAatgtcaaagcaaacaaaatgtagACCACTGGGGCTCTGTGATCTAAAATGCCTTCAGTACCGGCATTTGAACAACAATGATCTATGCTACTATTTAGCATATATTAGTATAAGATGTGAACTCTTGCTGTGCAACCTagtataaacaacaacaacaacaaaaattgtacCCTAATCTTTGTTAAATCATGACACCATAGGAAAAAATTAAGTATAGTTCATGAAAATGTACTTCTTCGACTCAAGCAGACATGACACTGGATTCAAGGATGGGAGATTCCTTTAAATGGGAGTCATGTGTCTTTcggaaaaaaataagtagaatagCATCTCCCCCCTCATAACTCCATCATTCCCCTGcccattgtctttttaaaatggctGTATTTTAATGCTGGCTAAGGGTAGGCAATTTCATGAGGTGGAATAAAGGAAGCGTCACTCGTGAAAGGCACTTTTCTCTTCTTGAAAACTGGTTGTAATCCAGCCATTGAAAGTGGGAGGTACACTTAAAGTATACGGCATTTTAGGATTTTGTTGTAAAGGACAGGAATAGCTATTTGAAAAGCAAGCACGTGATGGCTTTAAATAGAA
Coding sequences:
- the Bnc2 gene encoding zinc finger protein basonuclin-2 isoform X2, whose translation is MINKRDSWVLETNDRISRNAQGELMDCRAWLARFVPSPPPNCLSYKSEGRLGDQDWQTHFKVPCCGVDASQLESEEAEVDVRERDTQRDREPKRARDLTLRDSCADNSMQFGTRTTAAEPGFMGTWQNADTNLLFRMSQQAIRCTLVNCTCECFQPGKINLRTCDQCKHGWVAHALDKLSTQHLYHPTQVEIVQSNVVFDISSLMLYGTQAVPVRLKILLDRLFSVLKQEEVLHILHGLGWTLRDYVRGYILQDAAGKVLDRWAIMSREEEIITLQQFLRFGETKSIVELMAIQEKEGQAVAVPSSKTDSDIRTFIESNNRTRSPSLLAHLENSNPSSIHHFENIPNSLAFLLPFQYINPVSAPLLGLPPNGLLLEQPGLRLREPSISTQNEYNESSESEVSPTPYKSDQTPNRNALTSITNVEPKTEPACVSPIQNSAPISDLSKSEHPKSSFRIHRMRRMGSASRKGRVFCNACGKTFYDKGTLKIHYNAVHLKIKHRCTIEGCNMVFSSLRSRNRHSANPNPRLHMPMLRNNRDKDLIRATSGAATPVIASTKSNLTLTSPGRPPMGFTTPPLDPVLQNPLPSQLVFSGLKTVQPVPPFYRSLLTPGEMVSPPTSLPTSPIIPTSGTIEQHPPPPSEPIVPAVMMGTHEPSADLAPKKKPRKSSMPVKIEKEIIDTADEFDDEDDDPNDGGTVVNDMSHDNHCHSQEEMSPGMSVKDFSKHNRARCISRTEIGRADSMTSEDPEPERDYENESESSEPKLGEESMEGDEHLHSEVSEKVLMNSERPDENHSEPSHQDIIKVKEEFADPTYDMFYMSQYGLYNGGGASMAALHESFASSLNYGSPQKFSPEGDLCSSPDPKICYVCKKSFKSSYSVKLHYRNVHLKEMHVCTVAGCNAAFPSRRSRDRHSANINLHRKLLTKELDDMGLDSSQPTLSKDLRDEFLMKIYGAQHPLGLDVREDASSPAGTEDSHLNGYGRGMAEDYMVLDLSTTSSLQSSSSIHSSRESDAGSDEGILLDDTDGASDSGESAHKAEAPTLPSTLGAEVSGSLMFSSLSGSNGGIMCNICHKMYSNKGTLRVHYKTVHLREMHKCKVPGCNMMFSSVRSRNRHSQNPNLHKNIPFTSID
- the Bnc2 gene encoding zinc finger protein basonuclin-2 isoform X6, which encodes MARFVPSPPPNCLSYKSEGRLGDQDWQTHFKVPCCGVDASQLEAIRCTLVNCTCECFQPGKINLRTCDQCKHGWVAHALDKLSTQHLYHPTQVEIVQSNVVFDISSLMLYGTQAVPVRLKILLDRLFSVLKQEEVLHILHGLGWTLRDYVRGYILQDAAGKVLDRWAIMSREEEIITLQQFLRFGETKSIVELMAIQEKEGQAVAVPSSKTDSDIRTFIESNNRTRSPSLLAHLENSNPSSIHHFENIPNSLAFLLPFQYINPVSAPLLGLPPNGLLLEQPGLRLREPSISTQNEYNESSESEVSPTPYKSDQTPNRNALTSITNVEPKTEPACVSPIQNSAPISDLSKSEHPKSSFRIHRMRRMGSASRKGRVFCNACGKTFYDKGTLKIHYNAVHLKIKHRCTIEGCNMVFSSLRSRNRHSANPNPRLHMPMLRNNRDKDLIRATSGAATPVIASTKSNLTLTSPGRPPMGFTTPPLDPVLQNPLPSQLVFSGLKTVQPVPPFYRSLLTPGEMVSPPTSLPTSPIIPTSGTIEQHPPPPSEPIVPAVMMGTHEPSADLAPKKKPRKSSMPVKIEKEIIDTADEFDDEDDDPNDGGTVVNDMSHDNHCHSQEEMSPGMSVKDFSKHNRARCISRTEIGRADSMTSEDPEPERDYENESESSEPKLGEESMEGDEHLHSEVSEKVLMNSERPDENHSEPSHQDIIKVKEEFADPTYDMFYMSQYGLYNGGGASMAALHESFASSLNYGSPQKFSPEGDLCSSPDPKICYVCKKSFKSSYSVKLHYRNVHLKEMHVCTVAGCNAAFPSRRSRDRHSANINLHRKLLTKELDDMGLDSSQPTLSKDLRDEFLMKIYGAQHPLGLDVREDASSPAGTEDSHLNGYGRGMAEDYMVLDLSTTSSLQSSSSIHSSRESDAGSDEGILLDDTDGASDSGESAHKAEAPTLPSTLGAEVSGSLMFSSLSGSNGGIMCNICHKMYSNKGTLRVHYKTVHLREMHKCKVPGCNMMFSSVRSRNRHSQNPNLHKNIPFTSID